The Desulfovibrio sp. genomic sequence TTTCCAGACCAAGGTCCTCGAAGGTGGCATGATCGCCAAGGGGATGATGGTCAAAGGAAAGGTTTAACGAGCGGGTGCGCCGTCAAACATGTGAGCCGACCTGGACAGTCTTCAGGCCGGCTCACTGATTTTTAGGAGAGATGGCTCAAAATTCTCCAGCAGGAGATGACAACCGCCTGACTGCCTGGAACGCTCATTCTCCGCGTGACCCTCAGGCCGTTTCCGTCAGGAAATCCGCATTGACCACATTCTGAAACTGGCCTTTCAAAAATCCCCGGATGTTAGCGGCTGACATGCTCATGAGGCGTTTTCTGGCAGTAAGCGATGCCCAGGCCATATGTGGTGTGATGAGGCAGTTCTTGGCCGTAAGCAGCGGATTTGTGCTGTCTGGGGGCTCCACGGCAAGAACGTCCAGGGCGGCTCCGGCCAAATGACCGGAGTTCAGGGCGCCGGCGAGGTCAGCTTCGTTGATAAGCCTGCCACGTGCGGTGTTGATGAGGTAGCTGCCGGGTTTCATGAGCCCAAGAAGACTGGCGTTCACGAATCCGTCGTTGCTTGCTGTCAGGGGGCAATGGAGAGTGACCACGTCGGCTCGCCTGAAAAGCTCTTCGCTGCTCGTAAAGGCGAAGTCAGGGGATGCCAGCGGCTCCTTGGGTCTTGGCGCGAAGGCGACCACCCTCATGCCGAAGGCCAGGGCCAGTTCAGCCACACGCTTTCCTATGCCCCCAAAGCCCACCACGCCCAAGGTCTTGCCGGCCAGTTCCACCTGCGGGGTGTCCCAAAAAGTGAACTCACCGCGTTTGTTCCACTCGCCCGCGCGCACAAGCCTGTCGTGCAGCTCAACACGCCGGACCAGGGCAAGGAGCTGGGCAATGACGAACTGGGCCACGGACTCGTACCCATAGCCCGGCACGTTGGAAACCGGAATGCCGCGTTTGCCAGCAAAGGCCACGTCGACAACGTCGTAGCCGGTGGCCAGAACGGTAATGAATTCACACGATTCAAGCTGGCCAAGAACCTCAGCCGTGAGGCGGGTCTTGTTGGTGACGACGATCCGCGCCCCCTTGGCCCTTTCCACGGTGAGTTCCGCCGGGGTGCGGTCGTACAGGGTGAACCGGCCCAGGGCGGCCACCTCGTCCCAGGGGTTGTCGCCGGGGTTGAGGGTTGCGCCGTCGAGGACAACAATGGAAGTTTTTTCGCTCATGATTATTACGAATTGGGTTTGTAGATTTCAAACGTTTGGGAGAGAATTTCCCCCTTCTGCGTTTCCACCTTGAGTTCCCAGTGGCCAGCAACCATCTCCCACGGTTCGGAGAAGGTGAAGATGACGTCGTATGTCTGGCCGTGCTGAATGGTAACCTCGGTGACGTAGTCCATTTGGGTTTTCGGCTTGGAGGGGTCGAGCAGGCCAGGAGTGGCGGTGACGATCCTGGCTTTCATGGGGCCGGCCTTGGCATCTTTCACCTTGAAGCGGAAGCCGAAGGAAACGCCCATTTCCCTGGGGATTCCGTTGGTCTGCTTTACCAGAGTGCTGTTTTTGAAGATGCCGTACTCAACGATTTCAAGCTGGTTGGGGGTGTCGCCGAAACCCATCATGGAGCATGCCGTCAAGAAAAGCGGGAAAAGAATGACGAGAACCTTGCTCATCGCTACCTCTGCTTAGGGTTTGCCGAAGGCCAAGGCCTGGAGCGGGGTCTTGCCTTCGAAAAGGAAATCCGTCGCGGCCCTGTCGGTTTCTAGGATTTTGAGGCCGGAGACGGGTTGCGGGCTGTCCGTGCCCCCATGCAGCGACAGTGCTCTGTCAATGAAAGAGGCCAGAATGAAGCTGGCGCCCACGCTCACAACTTCATCAGTTCCATCTTCGAAGACATGCAAGGGAAGAGTATACACGGCGTGTGTGGCATCCGAGAGCATGTTGCCTGTCTTCACCAGGGTGGCTACCACATTCTCCGGGAACATGCCCGCCCAACGGCTCAAGTACTTGATGAATCCCGGCTGGATGGCCAAGTAGTAGAAAGGGTCCACCTTGCAGGCCAGCGAGGTGCCAGGGGTGCCGAGTATGAACCCGGACTGCCGGTACTGCTCGCCGAGCGCCTTTTCCAGACGCTCCAGAGACTCGGAGTAGTCGATCATGGGCCGCCTCCGTGGTGCGGTTCGTCCGATACACTCCACAGGTCAACGCTTCGGGATTTCTTACAGGTTTGCGGACGGGACGCAACCCCGGGAAACTTCGCGCCTTAAGCCTCACTGACGGTTGCAGGCTGGTGGCGTTCTCGTTACAAAGGCAGGCATGTGAGTGGAATTATCCGCCCTGAAGGCGGTGGCGTACGGCAGTCCTAGGCTATCGAGGCTCAACCTCTAAAGGATACCACGGGAGACTGGCATGCTTGACGTTCTGAAAAATCAGCGGACCTACGCTCTCATCGGCCACGGCGGTTGCGGCAAAACCACCGTGGCCGAAATGCTTCTTCTAGTTGCCGGGGCCACCCAGCGGCTGGGGAAGATCGAGGACGGCACCACCGCCCTGGATTACGAGCCTGAAGAGATCAAACGCCGTGGCTCAGTGCAGCCCGGCTTCGCCACCTTCCAGTGGAACAAGAATCGCCACTTCCTCATCGACACGCCGGGTGATTTGTCCTTCAACGGAGACCTTGGCTACATCCTGGCTAGCGTGGACGCCGTGATTTTCGTGGTGGACGCGGTGGACGGAGTAAAGCCCCTGACCAGGAAGCTTTGGCAGGAGGTCTCCAAATTCCGCCTGCCCACGATATTTCTCATCACCAAGATGGACCGCGACCGGGCCGACTACGAGACGGCCTTAAATGGCATCAAGAACCAGCTCGGCGTGAAGCCCTTCCTTCAGAATATTCCCATCGGCAAGGCCGAAGACTTCAAGGGCGTGGTGAATATCGTCGAGAACAAGGCCTACGCCTTTGACGCCTCTGGCAAGGTGAGCGAGATCGCCATACCGGCTGACATGAAGGACGAGGTCGAGGGGCTGCGCGAATCCATGATGGAAGAGATCGCAGTGTGTGACGAAACCCTCATGGAGCGCTACCTGGAAGATCCCGCCAGCGTGACCCTGGACGACTTGGTATCTGCCACCAGAAAGGCCGTGGTCTGCGCCGAGTTGTATCCCGTGATGGTGGCTTCGGGGCTCAAATGCATGGGCGGCCAGCGCATTCTGGACGCCGCGCAGCTCTTCTTCCCCTCGCCCCTGGACACCCCGGTGGGCGAAAAGAGCGTGGAAGGCGCTGACGGCTCCCTTCTCAAGGTCTCCCCGGATGGCCCCCCAGCTTGCTTTGTGTTCAAGACTCTTTTCGACCAGTTCGCGGGCCAGCTTTCAATTATGCGCGTGCTCTCCGGCACCGTGACCCCGGACGCCGCGCTCTTAAACCCCCGGTCCGACGCCAAGGAACGTTTCGGTGGCATCCTCTTCATGACGGGCAAGGAGACCCATCCCTGCAAGGAACCCGTGGGCCCAGGAGCCATCATCGCCGTGGCCAAGCTGAAGGAAACGAAAACCGGGGACACCTTGTGCGACGAAAAGAAACCCTTCGTCATGCTCAAACCCAAACTGCCCGAACCCATGATTTCCTACGCCCTGGCTCCGGCCGAGAAGGGCGACGAGGACAAGGTCTTCCAGGGCATGTCCAAGCTGTTGGACGAAGACATCACCTTGCGCCTCACCCGCAACGAGGAAACCGGCGACATGCTGCTCTCCGGCATGGGGCAGTCCCACATTGAGTGCGCGGTGGAAAGGGCCAAGCGCCGTTTCAAGGTCAGCCCGGTTCTCAAGGCTCCAACCATTCCTTATCGTGAAACCGTGCGGGGCAAGGCCGAGGTCCAGGGACGCCACAAGAAGCAGACCGGCGGCCGTGGCCAGTTCGGCGACTGCTGGATCAGGATGGAAGGCAAGGGGCGAGGCGAAGGCTACGAGTTCAAGGACGCAATCGTGGGTGGCTCCATCCCCCGGCAGTACATTCCCGCTGTGGACAAGGGTGTGCAGGAGGCGGCAGCGCGCGGCGTAGTGGCCGGCTACCCCATGGTGGACTTCAAGGTGGAACTGTACGACGGCTCCTTCCACACGGTGGATTCCTCGGAAATGGCCTTCAAGATAGCCGGGTCCCTGGCATTCAAGGCGGCTTGCGAGAAGCTCAAGGTGGTGCTTTTGGAGCCCATCGCCCTGGTGAGCGTCTCCATTCCGGACAATTTCATGGGCGACGTGATCGGCGATCTCTCCAGCCGCCGGGGCAAGGTGCTCGGGTCGGATTCCACTGGAGGCGTCACGGAAGTGCAGGCCCACGTGCCCATGAGCGAAATGCAGGAATACGCAAAGACGCTTGGCTCCATGACCGGCGGCCAGGGGGCATTCACCATGGCCTTCGACCACTATGAGGACGCTCCGCCTCCGGTGGCCGAGAAGGTGATCGCGGAACACAAGAAGGCGAAGGAAGAATAAGTCAAGGCGCAAGCCCAAGGGACACAGTTGCAACAGAAAAACCCCGGGATTTCCCGGGGTTTTTCTATGGTGATATGTCAGGTAGATTGGTGCAGTTCCCTCTCTACTCCCAGCTACTTCTTGACCAACTCTCCCAACTGCCGGCCGAACTTCTCAGCTTTGGCCACAGCATCAGCATCTTTCACCACATCCCCTGGAGGATAGTGGCACAGCGGAAATAAGCAGGACAAAAACGGCGTTCCGATGCGTTTGGCCGGGATGGACCACTGGGTCTCAAGGACTTCCAGGTTCTCCTCCACCGTGCCGCCCCCGGTGGCCAAAAGCGCCAGGGGCTTGCCCTTGAGCGGCGAAAGAATCTCGTGGTTTTCCCCGAACTTTATCATGCTGAACATGCGGTCGATGAACATCTTGGCCTGGGCCGGGTAGCTGAACCAGTAAACCGGCGTGGCCAGCACGATGGCGTCATACTCAGGCAGTGTGGCCATGGCCCGGGCCAGGCCGTCGTCCACGTGGCAGCCGAACCCTTCGCTCGCCTGGCATTTGTAGCAGGCGATGCATCCGGGGTGCTTGAATTCAAGCCTGGCCACGTCAATCTCGCCGGACTCCACTCCCATCTCGGCCAGAACCCCCATGGCCACCCGGGCCAGGGCGCGGGTGTTGCCTTTCTTTCGCGGGCTGCCGTGTATGAAGACGATCCGTTTGGCCATGTATTCTCCGTAAAGTGTCTTTGGGTTAGATGCTTGCGGGTGAGGCCGTGGTGACCTCGAAGTCGCTGAGCAGCCATTTCGTACCCTGGCGAGAAAAAACAAGCCGGAGAACGGAATTGCCGCGCATGGGGGTGGTGACCACGTACCGGTCGAACCCGATCAGTTCGGTCTTGGCCTGCCCGAAAAGCCGCTCGGCCGGTGTACGGGGAGACTTGCCTGGCAGCTCCGGAGCAGTGGCAGCCGCGCCGCGCAACATGGCCAGAATGGTCTCGGGCGTGGCCATACCTTGCGCCAGGGCGCCGACAACCGAGTCGGCCAGTGCCTGGCCGATAAGCCCCAGCAATCCCGGCACACCCTCTTTGGGTATTCCTCCGGACAGCTTTGCCGCCTCGCGGTTCTTGATGTTGGAGCGAAGCGCCGCCAAGTCCAGGCACGGGGCGAGCATGGCCGCATCGTCGCGGTCCATTGCCATCTGCACGGTGTTGAAGGCTTTGCCGGGTTGGGCGTGCAGCCAGGCAGCGAAAACTCCAAGCGCGGCCATGGTCACGCAGAGTATGATGGTGTTGCGCATGGTCGGCATATAGCACGAAGGGCCACGGGGCGCCACCCGAGCTGGTTTGACTTGGTTTCACCAGGGGACTAGGAAGGCCAATGGACGCGGATTCTCCCGTGCTTATAGGGATTGTGGTCGCGATATTGTTCGTGGCCCTGGCGCTTATGGGGAAAAAACCTCCCGGTGGCGGACCGAAGCCTTGACGCAGCGGGCCAAGCGCCGTATCGCCACCAGCTTCGGTAAAGAGGTTCATAACAATGCGATTCGTGGACGAAGCAATAATAACGGTCGAGTCCGGAAAGGGCGGCCGGGGATGCGTGGCCTTTAGGCGCGAGAAGTTCATCCCCTTCGGCGGTCCCAACGGCGGGGACGGCGGCAAGGGAGGCGACGTGATCTTTCGCGTTTCCCCAAGCCTGCTCACCCTGTACGACCTGCGCCTCAAGCGCCGCTATGCGGCCAAGAACGGCCAAATGGGCCTGGGCAGCCAGTGCAACGGCAAGAACGCCGATGATCTGGTGGTGGAAGTGCCCAGGGGAACCCTGGTCTACGAGTTGAGCGAGGACGGTGAGCGTCTGGCCGCGGACCTGACCGACATCGGCCAGGAATGGGTGGCGGCCGAGGGCGGCAGGGGGGGCAAGGGCAACATGCACTTCAAGACCTCCACCAACCGGGCTCCGCGCTTCGCGCAGCCAGGCGAGCCGGGCGAGGAAAAGCGCCTGCGCCTGGAACTTCGCCTGCTGGCCGAGATCGGCATCATCGGGTTGCCCAACGCTGGCAAGTCCACGCTCATATCAGCCGTGTCCGCGGCAAAGCCGAAAATCGCTCCCTATCCCTTCACCACCCTGACCCCGAACCTGGGCGTCATCATGGGCGAGGACGGCCTGCAGCTGGTTGCCGCCGACATCCCGGGCCTGATCGAGGGAGCGCACGAGGGCCAGGGCCTGGGGCACGACTTCTTGAAACACGTCTCCCGCACCCGGGCGCTCGTGCATCTGCTGGCAGCCGAGGAAACAAGCGGGGATGACCCCTTCGCTGGGTTTAGCCTGGTGGACGACGAACTCGTCCTCTACGATCCCGAGTTGGCCAAACGGCCGCAATTGCGCGCCGTGAACAAGATAGACACCCTCTCCCCGGAGCGGCTTGAGGAACTCAAATCCGCGGCCAGGGAGCGGGGCCTGGACATCCGGTTCATTTCCGCCAAACACGGCAATGGGCTGGAGGAATTGGTGGAAGCCATGTGGGCTCTTACCGCCAAGATGAAGGAGGAAGAGTGATGAAGCGTTTTCTTGCCACCTTCGCGGTGCTTGTTTCGTTTGCTATTCTTGCAGGCTGTTCCGCTGTGCCTCCGCAGAGCGTGAGCCTGGTTCCCCAAGTGAAGGCCCCCACAGGCAACGTGGGCAAGGGAAAAACAGTGGCCCTGAAGGTGGTCGACGCCCGCGGCGACAAGATCATAGGCTACCGCAACACGGACGGTTCCAGAACCGCGCCCATCACCGTGGAAGGAGACCTGACCAAGAGCCTGGGACAGGCCACCGAACGCACCCTCTCGGAACTGGGCTTCAAGCCCGCCCCCTACAAGGACGGCGCTCCGCTTTCCCTGGTGATCACCCTGCGTGAATTGCAGTACTCGGCCCAGAGTCTGACGGTCACCCGCAAGATTTCCGCCAAGTGCGTCCTGTCCGCGCGCGTGGTCAACGGGCCTGGCACCTGGGAAGGCTCGTTCCCGGTGAGCCAGGAGAAGGAGCTGGTCACCGCCCCGGACGAGAACGCCAACGCCAAGTTCATAAACGACGTGTTGTCCGAGTCCTTGAGCATGCTGCTTTCAGACCCCGAGATGGTGCAGTATCTTGGCAAGGACTACCTGCAGGGCAAGCCGATCAAGGGGGAGTAGGCCGTCTGGAGGGCACTGCTCAGGCGTCTATTCTTACATGGCGGGCAGGATCAGGGTAACAGTCGTCCCTTGGGCCGGCACGCTCTGGACTTCCATTGTCCCGCCATGTTCCTGCACGGCCCGGTGGGCTTTGGTTAGTCCCATGCCCACACCCACAGCCTTGGTGGTGAAAAAAGGGTCCAGCACGTACTGAAGTTCAGCTTCGGGGATACCATGGCCGTCATCGGTCACGGCGATCTCACAGCCGGTATCGCTTTTCTTGGCTTCAAGGCGCACGGTGCCTCCTGTGTCCGGCAAGGCTTCCACCGCGTTGACCACGACTTCCCGAAGGGCCATGGCTAATAGGCTCTTGTCCGCGAAAACGGGAAGGTCCCCGCCTTCGACCTCCCAGGTCACCTTCCTGCCGAGGCTGCGGGCCGCTTCTTCACCGGCCATGTGCGCTTCGGACAGAATCTCTCCGGCCGACGTTTCCGCCAGGTGGGCCAGATGGATTGCGCTGTAT encodes the following:
- a CDS encoding D-2-hydroxyacid dehydrogenase encodes the protein MSEKTSIVVLDGATLNPGDNPWDEVAALGRFTLYDRTPAELTVERAKGARIVVTNKTRLTAEVLGQLESCEFITVLATGYDVVDVAFAGKRGIPVSNVPGYGYESVAQFVIAQLLALVRRVELHDRLVRAGEWNKRGEFTFWDTPQVELAGKTLGVVGFGGIGKRVAELALAFGMRVVAFAPRPKEPLASPDFAFTSSEELFRRADVVTLHCPLTASNDGFVNASLLGLMKPGSYLINTARGRLINEADLAGALNSGHLAGAALDVLAVEPPDSTNPLLTAKNCLITPHMAWASLTARKRLMSMSAANIRGFLKGQFQNVVNADFLTETA
- a CDS encoding DUF3859 domain-containing protein, coding for MSKVLVILFPLFLTACSMMGFGDTPNQLEIVEYGIFKNSTLVKQTNGIPREMGVSFGFRFKVKDAKAGPMKARIVTATPGLLDPSKPKTQMDYVTEVTIQHGQTYDVIFTFSEPWEMVAGHWELKVETQKGEILSQTFEIYKPNS
- a CDS encoding elongation factor G: MLDVLKNQRTYALIGHGGCGKTTVAEMLLLVAGATQRLGKIEDGTTALDYEPEEIKRRGSVQPGFATFQWNKNRHFLIDTPGDLSFNGDLGYILASVDAVIFVVDAVDGVKPLTRKLWQEVSKFRLPTIFLITKMDRDRADYETALNGIKNQLGVKPFLQNIPIGKAEDFKGVVNIVENKAYAFDASGKVSEIAIPADMKDEVEGLRESMMEEIAVCDETLMERYLEDPASVTLDDLVSATRKAVVCAELYPVMVASGLKCMGGQRILDAAQLFFPSPLDTPVGEKSVEGADGSLLKVSPDGPPACFVFKTLFDQFAGQLSIMRVLSGTVTPDAALLNPRSDAKERFGGILFMTGKETHPCKEPVGPGAIIAVAKLKETKTGDTLCDEKKPFVMLKPKLPEPMISYALAPAEKGDEDKVFQGMSKLLDEDITLRLTRNEETGDMLLSGMGQSHIECAVERAKRRFKVSPVLKAPTIPYRETVRGKAEVQGRHKKQTGGRGQFGDCWIRMEGKGRGEGYEFKDAIVGGSIPRQYIPAVDKGVQEAAARGVVAGYPMVDFKVELYDGSFHTVDSSEMAFKIAGSLAFKAACEKLKVVLLEPIALVSVSIPDNFMGDVIGDLSSRRGKVLGSDSTGGVTEVQAHVPMSEMQEYAKTLGSMTGGQGAFTMAFDHYEDAPPPVAEKVIAEHKKAKEE
- a CDS encoding NAD(P)H-dependent oxidoreductase; protein product: MAKRIVFIHGSPRKKGNTRALARVAMGVLAEMGVESGEIDVARLEFKHPGCIACYKCQASEGFGCHVDDGLARAMATLPEYDAIVLATPVYWFSYPAQAKMFIDRMFSMIKFGENHEILSPLKGKPLALLATGGGTVEENLEVLETQWSIPAKRIGTPFLSCLFPLCHYPPGDVVKDADAVAKAEKFGRQLGELVKK
- a CDS encoding DUF2939 domain-containing protein — translated: MRNTIILCVTMAALGVFAAWLHAQPGKAFNTVQMAMDRDDAAMLAPCLDLAALRSNIKNREAAKLSGGIPKEGVPGLLGLIGQALADSVVGALAQGMATPETILAMLRGAAATAPELPGKSPRTPAERLFGQAKTELIGFDRYVVTTPMRGNSVLRLVFSRQGTKWLLSDFEVTTASPASI
- the obgE gene encoding GTPase ObgE, whose product is MRFVDEAIITVESGKGGRGCVAFRREKFIPFGGPNGGDGGKGGDVIFRVSPSLLTLYDLRLKRRYAAKNGQMGLGSQCNGKNADDLVVEVPRGTLVYELSEDGERLAADLTDIGQEWVAAEGGRGGKGNMHFKTSTNRAPRFAQPGEPGEEKRLRLELRLLAEIGIIGLPNAGKSTLISAVSAAKPKIAPYPFTTLTPNLGVIMGEDGLQLVAADIPGLIEGAHEGQGLGHDFLKHVSRTRALVHLLAAEETSGDDPFAGFSLVDDELVLYDPELAKRPQLRAVNKIDTLSPERLEELKSAARERGLDIRFISAKHGNGLEELVEAMWALTAKMKEEE